The Pseudomonadota bacterium genome window below encodes:
- a CDS encoding RNA polymerase sigma factor — MDRFLASIEGRAYRIAELATGNRDDALELVQEAMLGLVRRYARRPAQEWKPLFYRILENGIRDWHRRRTLRGRWLGWLDRSGGEEDDDGPDPLTQVADPNSPDPARILERQMTAESIDRALRTLPLRQQQAFLLRAWEGLDTAQTAAAMGCSEGSVKTHYSRATQALRRQLEETQI, encoded by the coding sequence CTGGACCGGTTTCTGGCCAGCATCGAGGGGCGTGCGTACCGCATTGCCGAGCTTGCCACGGGCAATCGTGACGATGCATTGGAGTTGGTGCAGGAGGCGATGCTGGGCCTGGTGCGCCGTTACGCCCGCCGCCCGGCCCAGGAGTGGAAACCGCTCTTCTACCGGATCCTGGAAAACGGAATTCGCGACTGGCACCGCCGTCGCACCCTGCGCGGGCGCTGGCTGGGCTGGTTGGATCGAAGCGGTGGCGAGGAGGATGACGACGGGCCCGACCCGCTGACACAGGTGGCCGATCCCAATAGTCCCGATCCTGCCAGGATACTGGAGCGACAGATGACGGCGGAGTCGATCGACCGTGCACTGCGTACTCTCCCGCTGCGCCAACAGCAGGCCTTCCTGCTGCGCGCCTGGGAGGGATTGGATACGGCCCAGACCGCCGCTGCCATGGGTTGCTCCGAGGGCAGCGTGAAGACGCACTACTCGCGTGCCACCCAGGCGCTGCGCCGACAACTGGAGGAAACCCAAATATGA
- a CDS encoding primosomal protein N', translated as MRQLAAASRGSRFRELAMIAPSVVKVAVPSPLHQTFDYLAADDVLVAPGVRVRVPFGRGRVIGVAVATAEGSDLPLGRLKRIDTVLDEAPLWSPEEWRLLLWAARYYQHPLGEVLSTALPALLRQGRAAQMEGERRWRLTLAGGKLSPADLARMPRQAALLARLQQCAGGCGNDELGAMGGAWRPALAAMRDKGWIEEVVMVPEAPPATPAIAHGPRLNAAQARAVDDVQAALGAFEPFLLEGVTGSGKTEVYLRLIEAVLERDAQALVLVPEIGLTPQLVERFRRRLTRPVVVLHSGLSDSDRLRAWLDARAGRAGVVIGTRSAVFTPLERLGLIVVDEEHDPSFKQQDGFRYHARDLAVLRARGADVPIVLGSATPALESLHNARQSRYRHLRLPERAGSAAHPCLDVLDLRRQPLEEGMARPLLQAVEATLAAGDQVLLFLNRRGYAPALLCHDCGWVAECRRCDAPLTLHRGRNRLCCHHCGAEQAIDTVCGDCASTDLSPAGRGTERIEEVLKARFPATPVIRIDRDTTRRRGALEKQLARVKRGEPCLLVGTQMLAKGHHFPSVTLVGMLNADYGLYSSDFRAAERMAQLIVQVAGRAGRAEKPGRVLIQTHHPDHALLQRLLREDYAAFASAALSERQAANFPPYAALALIRAEAPAVEPPRTFLESVARQVRQLGDETLQVWGPVPAPMERRAGRYRAQLLLQAVDRTPLQKILQHVVPQLAQLPGARKVRWSVDVDPVEMI; from the coding sequence ATGCGCCAACTTGCGGCGGCATCTAGAGGCTCCAGATTCCGTGAACTCGCCATGATTGCACCTTCGGTTGTCAAGGTGGCGGTCCCTTCCCCGCTCCACCAGACCTTCGATTATCTCGCTGCCGACGACGTACTCGTGGCGCCAGGGGTCCGTGTCCGTGTCCCCTTCGGCCGTGGGCGAGTCATCGGGGTCGCGGTGGCGACGGCGGAGGGCAGCGACCTCCCGCTTGGTCGCCTCAAGCGCATCGACACCGTGCTGGATGAGGCACCTCTTTGGTCGCCCGAGGAGTGGCGGCTGCTGCTCTGGGCTGCCCGCTACTACCAGCATCCGCTGGGCGAGGTACTGAGCACAGCGCTGCCTGCGCTGCTGCGCCAGGGGCGTGCGGCGCAGATGGAGGGCGAGCGCCGCTGGCGATTGACCCTGGCCGGGGGGAAACTGAGCCCTGCCGATCTGGCGCGAATGCCCCGTCAGGCGGCGCTGCTGGCCCGTCTTCAGCAGTGCGCCGGCGGATGCGGTAATGACGAGTTGGGCGCAATGGGGGGCGCCTGGCGTCCGGCCTTGGCCGCGATGCGCGACAAGGGATGGATCGAGGAGGTGGTGATGGTCCCGGAGGCGCCTCCGGCCACGCCCGCCATCGCGCACGGACCCCGGCTCAACGCGGCGCAGGCGCGCGCAGTGGATGATGTACAGGCGGCCCTCGGGGCATTTGAGCCGTTTCTGCTGGAGGGGGTGACCGGTAGCGGTAAGACGGAAGTCTATTTGCGTCTCATCGAGGCGGTGCTCGAGCGTGATGCGCAGGCATTGGTGCTGGTCCCCGAGATCGGACTCACACCGCAGTTGGTGGAGCGGTTTCGGCGGCGCCTGACCCGGCCGGTGGTGGTGCTGCATTCGGGATTGAGTGATAGTGACCGGTTGCGGGCCTGGCTGGATGCGCGCGCAGGGCGCGCCGGTGTGGTGATAGGGACGCGTTCGGCGGTGTTCACGCCACTCGAGCGGCTGGGGCTCATAGTGGTGGATGAGGAGCACGACCCATCGTTCAAGCAGCAGGATGGTTTTCGCTACCATGCCCGCGATCTGGCTGTGCTGCGGGCTCGTGGGGCGGATGTGCCGATTGTTCTCGGATCGGCAACACCGGCGCTGGAGAGTCTGCACAATGCCCGGCAGAGCCGGTACCGGCATCTGCGCCTGCCCGAGCGCGCGGGCAGCGCCGCGCATCCGTGTCTCGATGTTCTCGATCTGCGCCGTCAGCCACTCGAGGAGGGGATGGCACGCCCGCTGCTGCAGGCGGTGGAGGCGACGCTGGCTGCCGGGGATCAGGTGCTGCTGTTTCTCAACCGTCGCGGTTACGCGCCAGCACTGCTGTGCCACGACTGCGGCTGGGTGGCAGAGTGTCGGCGTTGCGATGCGCCGCTGACGCTGCACCGGGGTCGCAATCGACTCTGCTGCCACCACTGTGGCGCCGAACAGGCGATCGACACGGTGTGCGGCGACTGTGCGAGCACCGATCTGAGCCCCGCCGGCCGCGGGACCGAACGGATTGAAGAGGTGCTCAAGGCGCGTTTTCCGGCAACGCCGGTGATCCGTATCGACCGCGACACCACCCGTCGCCGTGGCGCACTGGAAAAGCAACTTGCGCGGGTAAAGCGTGGCGAGCCCTGTCTTTTGGTCGGCACCCAGATGCTCGCCAAAGGACACCATTTCCCCAGTGTCACCCTGGTGGGCATGCTCAATGCCGACTACGGGCTCTACAGCAGCGATTTCCGGGCGGCGGAACGCATGGCACAGCTCATCGTTCAGGTGGCGGGCAGGGCCGGGCGCGCCGAGAAGCCGGGGCGTGTGCTGATCCAGACCCATCATCCGGATCATGCGTTGCTGCAGCGGTTGTTGCGGGAGGATTACGCCGCTTTTGCCAGCGCGGCGTTGAGCGAGCGGCAGGCTGCCAACTTTCCCCCTTATGCGGCGCTCGCATTGATCCGTGCCGAGGCGCCGGCGGTGGAGCCCCCGCGGACGTTTCTGGAGAGCGTTGCCAGGCAGGTGCGGCAGCTGGGTGATGAAACATTGCAGGTGTGGGGGCCGGTGCCCGCGCCCATGGAGCGGCGCGCGGGTCGCTATCGGGCGCAGCTGCTGCTTCAGGCGGTGGACCGTACTCCGCTGCAGAAGATCCTGCAGCATGTGGTACCCCAATTGGCTCAGCTGCCCGGCGCGCGCAAGGTACGCTGGTCGGTCGATGTCGATCCGGTCGAGATGATTTGA
- a CDS encoding arginine--tRNA ligase, whose product MKHHLEALIRQALHTVKAAGGLPADADAKFVIERARDKEHGDFACNAALLLARTARRKPREIAEALTGALPDSAHVIKVEIAGPGFINFFLSPQAFHGVVGTILDQQTAFGRSTLGAGKRVQVEFVSANPTGPLHVGHGRGAAYGAVVANLLEATGHAVHREYYVNDAGRQMDILATSLWLRYLELCGETFTFPSNGYKGDYVFDIAASLHRVRSAGLRHPAAAVFAGVPADAPAGDKEEHIDALIDNAKSLLGPERYREVFDLGLDTILADIRDDLQQFGVTYDEWYSERSLTENGAVERAIERLRASGHAYEQDGALWFRSSALGDEKDRVLVRDNGQKTYFASDIAYHADKLERGFDRVIDVWGADHHGYVPRVKAALEALGDDPSKLDVLLVQFAVLYRGGEKVQMSTRSGEFVTLRELRDEVGRDAARFFYVMRKCEQHMDFDLDLAKSQSAENPVYYIQYAHARVCSVERQMRERGLSWNRDQGLTGLAQLKESHEQDLLVALTRYPEVVETAALVHEPHQVINYLRELANGLHTYYNAHQFLVEDSALRDARLALIFAVRQVLANGLALLGVSAPEEM is encoded by the coding sequence ATGAAACACCATCTCGAAGCACTGATCCGCCAGGCACTGCATACCGTGAAGGCCGCTGGTGGCCTGCCAGCCGATGCCGATGCGAAATTCGTCATCGAGCGCGCCCGCGATAAGGAGCATGGAGATTTCGCCTGCAACGCCGCATTGCTGCTTGCCAGGACAGCGCGGCGCAAACCCCGCGAGATCGCCGAGGCGCTGACGGGCGCGCTGCCCGATTCGGCGCATGTGATCAAAGTGGAAATTGCCGGGCCGGGTTTTATCAATTTCTTTCTCTCGCCGCAGGCCTTTCATGGCGTGGTGGGGACGATACTGGATCAGCAGACGGCATTCGGGCGCAGCACCTTGGGGGCGGGTAAACGCGTACAGGTGGAGTTCGTCTCCGCCAATCCCACCGGCCCACTGCATGTCGGCCACGGGCGCGGCGCCGCCTACGGCGCGGTGGTGGCGAACCTGCTGGAAGCGACCGGGCATGCGGTTCACCGTGAGTACTACGTCAACGATGCCGGGCGGCAGATGGACATCCTCGCCACGTCGTTGTGGTTGCGCTATCTGGAACTATGCGGGGAGACCTTCACCTTTCCCAGCAACGGCTACAAGGGAGATTACGTTTTTGATATCGCGGCAAGCTTGCACCGGGTACGCAGCGCTGGGTTGCGCCATCCTGCGGCCGCGGTTTTTGCGGGAGTGCCTGCCGATGCGCCCGCAGGTGACAAGGAAGAGCATATCGATGCGCTTATCGACAATGCCAAGTCGCTGCTGGGCCCCGAGCGTTACCGCGAGGTTTTCGATCTCGGGCTCGACACGATTCTTGCCGATATTCGCGACGATCTCCAGCAGTTCGGTGTGACCTATGATGAATGGTATTCCGAGCGCAGTCTTACCGAGAACGGCGCTGTCGAGCGGGCCATCGAGCGGCTGCGGGCGAGCGGACATGCCTACGAGCAGGATGGCGCGTTGTGGTTTCGCTCCAGCGCTCTGGGTGATGAGAAGGATCGCGTGCTGGTGCGTGACAATGGACAGAAAACCTATTTCGCCTCTGATATCGCCTACCATGCCGACAAACTTGAACGCGGCTTCGATCGCGTCATCGATGTCTGGGGTGCCGATCACCATGGCTACGTACCACGGGTGAAGGCGGCGCTTGAAGCGTTGGGGGACGATCCCTCCAAACTCGACGTGCTACTGGTACAGTTCGCGGTGCTCTACCGAGGTGGAGAGAAGGTGCAGATGTCCACGCGCTCTGGTGAGTTCGTTACGCTACGCGAGCTGCGCGACGAAGTGGGGCGTGATGCGGCGCGTTTTTTCTACGTGATGCGCAAGTGCGAGCAGCACATGGATTTCGATCTCGATCTTGCCAAATCACAGTCGGCGGAGAATCCGGTCTACTACATTCAGTACGCGCATGCCCGCGTCTGCAGTGTCGAGCGCCAGATGCGCGAACGCGGTTTGAGCTGGAATCGCGATCAGGGATTGACGGGTCTGGCGCAGCTGAAGGAGAGCCATGAGCAGGACCTGCTGGTGGCGTTGACCCGCTACCCGGAGGTCGTGGAAACAGCGGCATTGGTGCACGAACCTCACCAGGTGATCAACTACCTGCGTGAGCTGGCCAACGGCCTGCACACCTACTACAACGCCCATCAGTTCCTCGTCGAGGACAGTGCTCTGCGCGATGCGCGCCTGGCGTTGATTTTTGCGGTGCGCCAGGTCCTCGCCAATGGGCTCGCCCTGTTGGGCGTCAGCGCTCCCGAGGAGATGTAG
- a CDS encoding SPOR domain-containing protein, whose translation MARDYAKRATRKTTPSAQRRTGARKPRGGNAGAPGWAWALAGLALGLFVAFLVYLNENRPEKSIPAAAEQRKSIPKSATSGEAEQRPRFDFYTILPEQEVVVPENSQEDERAAASAGREKSQYLLQAGSFRTLEQADSLRARLALLGVEASIETVRLKEGDTWHRVRVGPFSGVREIAKIQERLRRQEILTLRVKIKG comes from the coding sequence GTGGCACGCGATTACGCAAAACGGGCGACCCGGAAAACAACGCCCTCCGCGCAACGTCGTACCGGAGCCCGTAAACCACGTGGCGGTAACGCCGGTGCGCCGGGATGGGCGTGGGCTTTGGCGGGTCTGGCGCTGGGGCTGTTTGTCGCGTTTCTGGTGTACCTCAATGAAAACCGCCCGGAAAAATCAATTCCAGCAGCGGCCGAGCAGCGCAAGTCGATTCCGAAATCAGCGACCTCCGGGGAGGCGGAGCAGCGGCCACGTTTTGATTTCTACACCATACTCCCGGAACAGGAGGTTGTGGTGCCGGAAAACTCTCAGGAAGACGAACGTGCTGCGGCAAGTGCCGGACGTGAAAAATCTCAATATCTGTTACAGGCCGGATCGTTCCGCACCCTGGAGCAGGCCGATTCGCTGCGTGCGCGGTTGGCACTGCTCGGCGTCGAGGCGAGTATCGAGACCGTGCGCCTCAAAGAGGGAGATACCTGGCATCGGGTCCGCGTCGGGCCGTTCAGCGGTGTACGCGAGATTGCCAAGATCCAGGAGCGCCTGCGGCGCCAGGAGATTTTGACCCTGCGGGTGAAGATCAAAGGCTGA
- a CDS encoding DUF2892 domain-containing protein, with the protein MTVDRIVHLVAGLMVLISIALAHYVHPYWIALGAFVGINLFQSGLTNFCPLASMLRKAGVSEGSCST; encoded by the coding sequence ATGACCGTAGATCGTATCGTTCACCTGGTTGCAGGACTCATGGTTCTGATCAGTATCGCCCTGGCCCACTATGTCCATCCCTACTGGATAGCACTGGGTGCATTTGTCGGCATCAATCTGTTTCAGAGCGGACTCACCAATTTCTGCCCGCTCGCCTCGATGCTCAGGAAAGCGGGCGTCTCCGAGGGCTCCTGCAGTACCTGA
- a CDS encoding response regulator, which translates to MSEKPVRLLVVDDQPELRSLLKRYLAQEGFQVDAVGDGAAMERYLRDHPVDLVILDLMLPGDDGLTLARRLRSRGDQPIIIISARGEEVDRIVGLEVGADDYLAKPFNPRELLARIRAVLRRAGSKEEAPGAAQFTFGPYMLDPASHRLTRDGEEITLTSGEFDLLFTLVKHPNRVLTRDFLLESTKGYERDPYDRSIDVRINRLRRKIESDPASPVYLRTVWGAGYLFSPNP; encoded by the coding sequence ATGAGTGAGAAGCCGGTCAGGTTGCTGGTCGTCGATGATCAGCCTGAGCTGCGCTCTCTGCTCAAGCGCTACCTCGCGCAAGAGGGTTTCCAGGTCGATGCGGTTGGCGATGGCGCCGCGATGGAGCGTTATCTGCGCGATCATCCCGTCGATCTGGTGATTCTCGATCTGATGCTTCCGGGCGACGATGGCCTGACATTGGCGCGGCGATTGCGCAGTCGCGGTGATCAGCCCATCATCATCATCTCCGCGCGGGGCGAGGAGGTCGATCGTATCGTCGGGCTGGAGGTGGGTGCCGATGATTATCTCGCCAAACCGTTCAATCCCCGCGAACTGCTGGCGCGGATTCGCGCGGTGTTGCGCAGAGCAGGCAGCAAGGAAGAGGCGCCCGGCGCCGCGCAATTTACATTCGGCCCCTACATGCTCGATCCTGCCTCGCACCGGCTGACACGCGACGGGGAAGAGATTACGCTGACCAGCGGGGAGTTCGATCTGCTCTTTACGCTGGTCAAACACCCCAATCGCGTTCTGACACGGGATTTTCTACTCGAATCGACCAAGGGGTACGAGCGCGATCCCTATGATCGAAGTATCGATGTGCGCATCAACCGACTGCGCCGGAAGATCGAAAGCGACCCCGCATCACCGGTCTACCTGCGCACCGTCTGGGGCGCGGGCTATCTCTTCTCCCCCAATCCCTGA
- a CDS encoding HAMP domain-containing protein, producing MLTVGTADQALPASDSWLPYRFFVESALERRLGEPVRLLGSVEPDGAAWYWADIPIAGEGVRIGFPRSRIEVGPLMALVLVLTVGTWVTLITAIALARRLAAPLERLSGAAASIGSGQWPEPLPETGPRELASLTASFNRMTNQVRELIANRTVLLAGISHDLRTPITQIMLAIEMLSVRDSDLELVTGIRRDLDNMNRLIGQFLEISRELEASDGEPMMLEALMQELSQGFSERGANIACTRCDNCLRIQHPLALRRVLGNLMENALRYGEGSPVDVGCCCSEGTLQIQICDRGPGIPAAEREAVFRPFHRLEGSRSNQTGGSGLGLAIVKQLADAHGWQVALTPRNGGGTVATVTIATS from the coding sequence ATGTTGACGGTGGGGACCGCGGATCAGGCGCTGCCCGCCAGCGATAGCTGGCTCCCTTATCGGTTTTTTGTGGAGTCCGCGCTTGAGCGCCGGCTGGGGGAGCCGGTGCGGTTGCTCGGCAGCGTTGAGCCGGATGGGGCTGCCTGGTACTGGGCGGACATACCGATAGCGGGCGAGGGTGTGCGCATAGGTTTTCCGCGTTCGCGTATCGAGGTCGGACCGCTGATGGCGCTGGTCCTGGTGTTGACCGTGGGGACCTGGGTCACGCTGATCACCGCTATCGCGCTGGCGCGGCGCCTGGCGGCGCCACTGGAGCGATTATCCGGTGCCGCGGCTTCGATTGGCAGTGGTCAGTGGCCCGAGCCGTTGCCGGAAACCGGGCCCCGTGAGCTGGCATCGCTGACTGCCAGCTTCAATCGCATGACCAATCAGGTGCGCGAGCTGATCGCCAATCGGACCGTGCTCCTGGCCGGCATATCACACGATCTGCGCACCCCGATCACGCAGATCATGCTGGCCATCGAGATGCTCTCGGTGCGTGATTCCGATCTCGAGCTGGTCACCGGTATACGTCGCGATCTTGATAACATGAACCGCCTGATCGGACAGTTTTTGGAGATCAGCCGCGAGTTGGAAGCCAGCGACGGTGAGCCGATGATGCTGGAGGCGTTGATGCAGGAACTCTCCCAGGGATTCTCCGAACGTGGCGCCAACATTGCCTGCACGCGCTGTGACAATTGCCTGCGGATTCAGCATCCGCTCGCATTGCGCCGCGTTCTCGGCAACCTGATGGAAAATGCGCTGCGCTACGGGGAGGGAAGTCCCGTCGATGTCGGTTGTTGCTGTTCGGAGGGCACCTTACAGATACAGATCTGCGATCGCGGGCCGGGGATACCCGCCGCAGAGCGGGAAGCCGTGTTCAGACCGTTTCATCGTCTGGAGGGCTCACGCAGCAACCAGACAGGAGGAAGCGGTCTCGGCCTGGCAATCGTGAAGCAGTTGGCGGACGCCCATGGTTGGCAAGTCGCACTTACGCCGCGCAACGGCGGGGGAACCGTCGCCACGGTTACCATCGCCACCAGTTAG
- a CDS encoding MBL fold metallo-hydrolase, with protein sequence MSGIPTAEVNKTHHTIMIRGGDNKMKRREFVKSIAIGGAMISMGSALLPRPVSATPGGKIDIGACRSVKVTCISEVGWHDTGKLIAQMKAAGGPQTDQWSIQWDPDNGAGSCSLVEIEGLDGSIHRFLMDVGWNPKYMAERFAATGVDRMLRDGEIEFLFITHEHLDHLWGLETVLRLKPDITIMVPSTFHEPAFQLIEGSKFPVPGVENAVHHTGKLIKHTPGGVHPLVPGMAAATFDLPIILGIQGEQSLYANIAGKGVVCITGCCHQTILKFAGYAREHLAEGDKLYGVYGGLHIAPFGPLKPEQEEMVRAIGQFGFSKIACNHCTGLPAVEMMTTLGYPVVKGTGGSGSASDLYIGNGDSVTFT encoded by the coding sequence GTGTCCGGTATACCAACTGCAGAGGTCAACAAGACCCACCACACGATCATGATACGAGGGGGAGATAACAAAATGAAACGACGCGAGTTTGTGAAATCCATTGCTATCGGCGGTGCCATGATTTCCATGGGATCAGCACTTCTGCCACGCCCGGTGTCCGCAACCCCCGGCGGCAAGATTGATATCGGGGCCTGTCGATCCGTCAAGGTCACCTGCATTTCAGAGGTCGGTTGGCACGATACCGGCAAACTGATTGCACAAATGAAAGCCGCCGGCGGGCCGCAGACCGATCAGTGGTCGATTCAGTGGGATCCGGATAATGGTGCCGGCTCGTGCAGCCTGGTGGAGATCGAGGGACTCGACGGCAGCATCCATCGGTTCCTCATGGATGTAGGCTGGAACCCCAAGTACATGGCCGAACGATTTGCCGCGACGGGCGTCGACCGCATGTTGCGCGACGGCGAGATCGAGTTTCTCTTCATCACCCACGAACACCTGGATCATCTGTGGGGCCTGGAGACGGTGCTGCGGCTGAAGCCGGACATCACCATCATGGTGCCAAGCACCTTTCATGAGCCGGCCTTTCAGCTAATCGAGGGCAGCAAGTTCCCGGTACCCGGGGTCGAGAACGCGGTGCACCACACCGGCAAACTCATCAAGCACACGCCCGGCGGGGTCCATCCGCTGGTACCAGGCATGGCAGCAGCCACATTCGATCTACCCATCATTCTGGGGATTCAGGGCGAGCAGTCCCTGTATGCCAACATCGCCGGCAAGGGTGTGGTCTGCATCACCGGCTGTTGTCATCAGACCATTCTCAAGTTCGCCGGCTACGCACGCGAACACCTGGCGGAGGGCGACAAGCTGTACGGCGTCTACGGCGGCCTGCATATCGCGCCGTTCGGCCCGCTCAAGCCCGAACAGGAGGAGATGGTGCGTGCCATCGGTCAATTCGGATTCTCGAAGATCGCCTGCAATCACTGTACCGGCCTACCCGCGGTCGAAATGATGACCACGCTTGGGTACCCAGTCGTGAAAGGCACCGGCGGTTCGGGTTCAGCCAGCGATCTCTATATCGGTAATGGTGACTCGGTAACTTTTACCTAA
- a CDS encoding biosynthetic arginine decarboxylase: MTDWDLDTARATYNLPYWSEGYFDANASGHLVARPRRDASRGEIDLRQLVDEIHKANLTLPVLVRFNDIVRDRVDTLCGAFAEAMSRHDYSGGYTAVYPIKVNQQRSVVEALHGHGGERVGLEAGSKSELMAVLAMSNPSNGIIICNGYKDREYIRLALIGRRLGHRIHIVIEKISELTLALEEAAKLSVDPLLGVRVRPASIGAGKWQNSGGEKSKFGLTAAGVLDVVEQLRAAGKLDTLQLLHMHLGSQIPNIRDIQRAMREVARYYVELQRMGVPLGCVDVGGGLGIDYEGTRSRSFCSMNYSVSEYANNIVAAMADACAAHDLPKPHLITEAGRAMTAHHAVLITNVIDVSRVPAGGELPRDDDHPVLHSLWLALSEADSRPALELYHDAFHLRDEAQELFSHGMLSLELRAHAERLYYAICLRLQRRLVPGQRAHRDALDDLNEKLADRYFANFSLFQSVPDAWAIEQIFPVVPLQRLDEPPTRRGVIEDITCDSDGRLERYVDNEGIDSTLPLHELREGEPYLLGIFLVGAYQEILGDMHNLFGDTCSVNVELDGNGGYRLTEALQGDTASDLLRYVRFDPEVLLSRYKAQIESAGLCAADAKQFLVELEAGLSGYTYLED, encoded by the coding sequence ATGACCGACTGGGATCTAGACACCGCGCGCGCCACCTACAACCTCCCGTATTGGTCCGAAGGCTATTTCGACGCCAATGCCAGCGGGCACCTGGTGGCACGCCCACGACGCGACGCCAGCCGCGGAGAGATCGATCTGCGGCAGCTGGTCGATGAGATCCATAAGGCAAATCTCACGTTGCCGGTTCTGGTACGTTTCAATGACATCGTGCGCGACCGTGTCGACACCCTGTGCGGCGCCTTCGCCGAGGCCATGAGCCGTCATGACTACAGCGGCGGCTACACGGCAGTCTACCCCATCAAGGTGAATCAGCAGCGCAGCGTGGTCGAGGCGCTGCACGGCCATGGCGGTGAGCGCGTGGGTCTGGAGGCCGGCAGCAAATCGGAACTGATGGCAGTGCTTGCCATGTCCAACCCGTCTAACGGCATTATTATCTGCAACGGCTACAAGGACCGCGAGTATATCCGTCTGGCGCTCATCGGTCGCCGCCTCGGTCACCGCATCCATATTGTCATCGAGAAGATCTCCGAACTCACGCTGGCGCTGGAGGAGGCTGCGAAACTGAGCGTCGACCCGCTGCTTGGCGTGCGCGTGCGCCCCGCCTCCATCGGCGCAGGAAAATGGCAGAACTCGGGTGGCGAGAAGTCCAAGTTCGGTCTTACCGCAGCGGGCGTGCTCGATGTGGTGGAGCAGCTGCGCGCCGCGGGCAAGCTCGATACATTGCAGTTGCTGCATATGCATCTCGGCTCGCAGATCCCGAATATCCGCGACATTCAACGCGCCATGCGCGAGGTGGCGCGCTACTACGTGGAGCTACAACGCATGGGCGTTCCACTTGGCTGTGTCGATGTCGGCGGCGGCCTCGGCATCGACTACGAAGGCACGCGTTCGCGCAGTTTCTGCTCCATGAACTACAGCGTCTCGGAGTACGCCAACAACATCGTCGCCGCCATGGCCGATGCCTGCGCGGCCCATGATCTGCCCAAGCCGCATCTGATTACTGAAGCCGGACGCGCCATGACCGCCCACCATGCGGTGCTGATCACCAACGTCATCGACGTCTCGCGGGTTCCTGCAGGCGGCGAATTGCCGCGAGACGATGACCATCCTGTGCTGCACAGCCTGTGGCTGGCCTTGAGCGAAGCCGATTCGCGCCCTGCGCTGGAGCTCTACCACGACGCCTTTCACCTGCGCGATGAGGCGCAGGAACTGTTCAGTCATGGCATGCTGTCCTTGGAGTTGCGCGCCCACGCCGAGCGTCTCTACTACGCCATCTGCTTGCGACTGCAGCGTCGCCTGGTCCCCGGTCAACGCGCCCACCGCGACGCCCTCGACGATCTCAACGAAAAACTCGCCGACCGCTACTTCGCCAATTTTTCGCTCTTTCAATCGGTACCCGACGCCTGGGCCATCGAGCAGATCTTTCCCGTGGTGCCGCTGCAAAGGCTCGATGAGCCTCCCACCCGCCGTGGTGTCATCGAAGACATCACCTGCGACTCCGATGGCCGCTTGGAGCGCTACGTGGACAACGAGGGCATCGACAGCACGCTGCCGCTGCACGAATTGCGCGAGGGTGAACCTTACCTGCTCGGCATCTTTCTGGTGGGCGCCTACCAGGAGATCCTTGGCGACATGCACAACCTCTTCGGCGACACCTGTTCGGTCAATGTGGAGCTGGACGGCAACGGGGGCTACCGACTCACCGAAGCGCTGCAGGGCGACACCGCCAGCGACCTGCTGCGCTACGTTCGCTTCGACCCCGAGGTATTGCTGTCACGCTACAAAGCGCAGATCGAAAGCGCCGGTCTCTGCGCCGCTGATGCGAAGCAGTTTCTGGTAGAGCTGGAGGCGGGGCTCAGCGGCTACACCTACCTGGAAGATTAA